In Methanothrix sp., a genomic segment contains:
- a CDS encoding ABC transporter transmembrane domain-containing protein, which yields MEGLIDKRVLKFAPGARRWIALTFLSGLMGSTANIALLFLAGRIIVGIYDGRPLLSMLDLFAGMLAAIGLRAIAEASRDITSQRSAAMVKRSIRERINQHLLDLGPSFVEMRNTSALATTVLDGVEALEAYVGLYVPYMALCLVMPVLLFLGFAIYVDLISALMLLAFVPLVPLSLLIFTNLEEWKVGRRAWETYRELSAYFAESLQGLATLKLFNQSERRGQELHRRSRDLERALVQSLQLYFGASFVSEVVPVLGYSLTMIVSSFRLSQGAC from the coding sequence ATGGAAGGCTTAATCGATAAAAGGGTTTTGAAGTTCGCCCCTGGCGCGAGGCGCTGGATCGCCCTCACCTTCCTGTCTGGCCTGATGGGATCTACGGCCAACATCGCCCTCCTCTTCCTGGCGGGAAGGATCATCGTGGGAATATATGATGGTCGCCCTCTCCTCTCCATGCTGGATCTATTCGCAGGCATGCTGGCGGCCATTGGCCTGCGAGCCATCGCCGAGGCCTCCAGGGATATCACCTCCCAGCGTTCCGCCGCCATGGTCAAGAGAAGCATCAGAGAGAGGATCAATCAGCATCTTCTCGATCTGGGCCCCTCCTTCGTCGAGATGCGCAATACAAGCGCCCTGGCCACCACGGTCTTGGATGGGGTGGAGGCGCTTGAGGCCTATGTGGGTCTTTATGTTCCCTACATGGCTCTCTGTCTGGTCATGCCCGTTCTTCTCTTCTTGGGCTTTGCCATCTATGTGGATCTTATCTCTGCCCTGATGCTTCTGGCCTTTGTTCCCCTGGTTCCCCTTTCCCTGCTGATATTCACCAATCTGGAGGAGTGGAAGGTGGGGAGAAGGGCATGGGAGACGTACCGGGAGCTATCTGCTTACTTCGCCGAGAGCCTTCAGGGTCTGGCCACCCTCAAGCTCTTCAACCAGTCAGAACGCCGGGGGCAAGAGCTTCATAGAAGGTCCAGGGACCTGGAGAGGGCATTGGTGCAGAGCCTGCAGCTCTACTTCGGGGCCAGCTTCGTCTCCGAGGTGGTCCCAGTTCTGGGCTACTCCCTGACTATGATCGTCTCATCATTCCGCCTCAGCCAGGGGGCCTGTTGA
- the cydC gene encoding thiol reductant ABC exporter subunit CydC, producing MIRELLDSRSVWRRLIYPIRPHMGLMSLVVIFEILRQVSGIGVAVLGAALFARAVAGTATGELYPYAAAMIILGLARGTFGYLGPYLSHVAAFRIQVGLRDELFWAIEPLAPAKLANRRTGDLVSTAVSDIELLEFFFAHTAGPAVVAFVIPIIALAALATINLLLAEVLLIFLILLILMPRLAFWLGSALGDRLRGQQALLNSLVLDTIQGMKEILSFGYSRRRIEELSESSATLLALQARQARNIGLQSAASISIVSVGTLAMLLCASILVRQNSLAPGFLPATMILASSVFLSVTSVVEISKQLSLTRAAARRLFLLLDELPVVKDEPGLAPAVPIESIEPSISLQDVSFRYAPDEPLILNSICLEIPAGSSVALVGASGAGKSTVINLMLRFWDPEAGRILLGGIDLRCYPMMQLRSLFSVVSQDVFLFSDSIRENIRLGRAEASDAEVEEVAIKARIHDFITTLPQGYDTLVGERGVRLSGGERQRIAIARALLKGAPILVLDEATSSLDAENERAIKEALMEGGGARTTIMIAHRLSTVVDADWIFVLNEGRVVEQGRHQDLIARKGRYARLVEAQS from the coding sequence GTGATAAGAGAGCTTCTCGATTCCAGATCGGTTTGGCGCCGGCTGATCTATCCTATTCGCCCTCATATGGGACTGATGAGCCTGGTCGTAATATTCGAGATCTTAAGGCAGGTCTCAGGGATCGGCGTTGCCGTTCTTGGTGCCGCCCTCTTCGCCCGGGCAGTGGCCGGCACAGCCACCGGGGAGCTTTATCCTTATGCTGCTGCTATGATCATCCTCGGCCTGGCCAGAGGGACCTTTGGTTATTTGGGCCCCTATCTATCTCATGTGGCAGCATTCCGCATCCAGGTCGGCCTGAGGGATGAGTTATTCTGGGCCATAGAGCCCCTCGCTCCGGCAAAGCTTGCCAACAGGCGCACAGGCGATCTGGTCAGCACAGCAGTATCTGACATAGAATTGCTGGAGTTCTTCTTCGCCCATACAGCAGGGCCGGCGGTAGTGGCTTTTGTCATCCCCATCATCGCCCTTGCCGCTCTGGCAACAATCAATCTGCTTTTGGCAGAGGTATTGCTCATATTTCTCATCCTGCTGATCCTCATGCCCAGGCTGGCCTTCTGGCTGGGCTCGGCCTTAGGGGATAGGCTGAGGGGGCAGCAGGCCCTTCTCAACTCCCTGGTGCTGGATACGATTCAGGGAATGAAGGAGATTCTCTCTTTCGGCTACAGCAGACGGAGAATTGAGGAGCTATCTGAGAGCTCCGCCACACTGCTGGCATTGCAGGCCAGGCAGGCGAGAAACATCGGGCTGCAAAGCGCAGCGAGCATCAGCATAGTCTCTGTGGGGACTCTTGCCATGCTCCTGTGTGCCAGCATCCTGGTAAGGCAGAATTCCCTGGCGCCAGGCTTTCTCCCCGCCACTATGATCCTGGCCTCAAGCGTATTTCTCTCCGTAACCTCTGTGGTCGAGATCTCCAAGCAGCTCTCTTTGACCCGCGCTGCTGCTCGCAGACTCTTTCTGCTACTGGATGAGCTGCCAGTGGTGAAGGACGAGCCGGGCCTGGCTCCAGCAGTTCCGATCGAGTCCATAGAGCCATCCATCTCCCTGCAGGATGTCAGCTTCCGATATGCTCCTGATGAGCCTTTGATCTTAAACTCTATCTGCCTGGAGATCCCCGCAGGCTCGTCAGTGGCATTGGTGGGGGCGAGCGGAGCGGGAAAGAGCACAGTGATCAATCTGATGCTCCGCTTTTGGGATCCGGAAGCGGGAAGGATACTGCTCGGTGGAATAGATCTGCGCTGTTATCCCATGATGCAGCTACGCAGTCTGTTCTCAGTGGTCTCTCAGGATGTCTTCCTATTCAGCGATAGCATCAGAGAGAACATCCGCTTAGGCCGGGCAGAGGCGAGCGACGCCGAGGTGGAAGAGGTCGCTATCAAGGCCCGCATTCATGATTTCATAACCACCCTGCCCCAGGGGTATGATACCCTGGTGGGGGAGAGGGGCGTTCGCCTCAGCGGCGGAGAGCGACAGAGGATCGCCATTGCCAGAGCCCTCCTGAAAGGAGCGCCCATACTCGTCCTGGATGAGGCCACCTCCAGCCTGGATGCTGAGAACGAGAGGGCAATCAAGGAGGCTCTGATGGAGGGGGGAGGGGCTCGCACCACCATCATGATCGCCCACCGCTTGAGCACAGTGGTGGATGCGGACTGGATCTTCGTCTTAAATGAGGGGCGGGTAGTGGAGCAGGGAAGGCATCAGGATCTCATCGCCCGGAAAGGAAGATACGCCCGGCTGGTGGAGGCGCAATCTTAG
- a CDS encoding ABC transporter substrate-binding protein produces the protein MRYQIAIMLALCSLVVSASAGDYVLHIFGNANLDDDIDEQDLAYLQGIIDDKERQNWLSDADNNGKIDRSDITQVERIINGTQTEITIVDSDNKTVTIKQPLERLVIYTHQCAEILQLLGVQDRVVGVRDTFAQQPNRFPKMSQDLNIGSGGEPDVEAVLNSNPDAILAYTFYPTEMALDEKLPADVKVLRFDCECSGLGPDAMREKVKLLGILLGARAKANEYLEWHDRCLSQVEERINGIALDDRVKVYLESTPEGDKPLVSRTAIGTGHAAHKLVEMAGGENIAAGFLPSYEDTPMEYGEIETEWVLSQNPEVIVGRAMGKGIRPYENENDSLLQEYVEEMKSLPGFDNVSAVRTDRIYIITNDYAVTPNYPSALMLLAKWFYPDQFADLDPQAAHQEYVNMMGLDYDVREKGAFFYPPL, from the coding sequence ATGAGATATCAGATAGCAATAATGCTGGCACTATGCAGTTTGGTGGTTTCGGCATCGGCGGGAGATTATGTCCTGCATATCTTCGGCAATGCCAATCTTGATGACGATATCGACGAGCAAGACCTGGCATATCTGCAGGGGATAATAGACGACAAAGAGAGGCAAAATTGGCTTTCAGATGCTGATAACAATGGGAAGATAGACAGATCCGATATCACTCAAGTGGAACGAATCATAAACGGCACTCAGACAGAAATCACAATCGTCGACTCAGACAACAAGACTGTGACCATAAAGCAGCCCCTGGAGAGGCTGGTGATCTACACCCATCAGTGTGCGGAGATACTGCAGCTGCTGGGAGTGCAGGACAGGGTGGTAGGCGTTCGGGACACATTTGCCCAGCAGCCCAATAGATTCCCCAAGATGAGCCAGGATCTGAACATAGGCAGTGGAGGAGAGCCTGATGTCGAGGCCGTCTTGAATAGCAATCCCGACGCCATACTGGCCTATACCTTTTACCCAACAGAGATGGCCCTGGATGAAAAGCTTCCAGCAGATGTGAAGGTTCTCCGGTTCGATTGCGAATGCAGCGGCCTTGGCCCTGATGCCATGCGAGAGAAAGTAAAGCTTCTGGGAATCCTGCTGGGAGCCAGGGCCAAAGCGAATGAGTATCTGGAATGGCATGATCGTTGCCTCTCTCAGGTGGAGGAACGCATCAATGGAATTGCTCTGGACGATCGGGTGAAGGTCTACCTGGAGAGCACTCCAGAAGGGGACAAACCATTGGTCTCTCGCACGGCCATAGGCACAGGGCATGCCGCTCACAAGCTGGTCGAGATGGCGGGAGGAGAGAATATCGCTGCCGGCTTTCTTCCCTCATATGAGGACACTCCGATGGAATACGGCGAGATAGAGACGGAATGGGTTCTCTCCCAAAATCCAGAGGTTATTGTGGGCCGGGCCATGGGCAAAGGGATCAGGCCTTATGAGAACGAGAACGATAGCCTTCTGCAGGAGTATGTCGAGGAGATGAAGAGCCTTCCTGGATTCGATAATGTCTCAGCAGTCCGTACCGACAGGATATATATCATCACCAATGACTACGCTGTGACCCCCAACTATCCCTCCGCTCTGATGCTTTTGGCCAAATGGTTCTATCCGGATCAATTTGCAGATCTGGATCCGCAGGCAGCTCATCAGGAGTATGTCAATATGATGGGCCTGGACTATGATGTCCGGGAGAAGGGCGCGTTCTTCTACCCGCCGCTGTAA
- a CDS encoding site-2 protease family protein, with amino-acid sequence MGLALAVFSAFAGILIAAPGAVMISRYRPVLQAYIPEGLPGSNGPHPFQQEELASRMKREMLLISLAGPMTNIVLAAGFFILMMSGLAGEGIWAHAVGFAIFINLILAAFNMLPFGPLDGKKIFDADRRVWALVGLPAILIALSVYFGI; translated from the coding sequence ATGGGGCTGGCTTTGGCGGTGTTCTCCGCCTTCGCCGGCATTCTCATCGCCGCCCCGGGAGCGGTGATGATCAGCCGGTACCGGCCTGTGCTGCAGGCTTACATCCCGGAAGGGCTGCCCGGCTCTAATGGACCCCATCCCTTCCAGCAGGAGGAGCTGGCCAGCCGGATGAAAAGGGAGATGCTCCTCATATCCCTGGCCGGTCCCATGACCAATATCGTACTGGCGGCAGGCTTTTTTATTCTGATGATGAGCGGCCTGGCAGGAGAGGGCATCTGGGCGCATGCTGTGGGATTTGCCATATTCATCAACCTGATCCTGGCGGCCTTCAATATGCTTCCCTTCGGCCCTCTGGACGGCAAGAAGATCTTCGATGCCGATCGGCGGGTCTGGGCTCTGGTGGGTCTGCCCGCCATCTTGATCGCCCTGTCGGTTTATTTTGGCATCTGA
- a CDS encoding ABC transporter substrate-binding protein encodes MRADKILVLALALLASIITLSSGSGYVLNVFGNANMDGTIDQEDIATLREIISNNMSPTELADANLDGEVDLRDIAQVEMIINGTEKNLTILDGNHLPITINKPVERIVVEYLDNADLMQILKRTDKVVGVDLAVAKSPAEFPELSNRTCVGAMHKEPDYEKVLSLDPDLLLVFSNATQEKDKNLPGVPVLFAGLYYPDLLRPESSPFTDAVRKLGYVLDAQQDAEEYIQWHIGSLNRLIESTGSIPDSMRPTVLVAAYPGAEEKSIFTFAKIDTLTSMVDLAGGRTVAADLPDFMKSTYRIEVDPEWVLQEDPDYIVLLVVATTYSGLVMDPPSGYDADDPTGMKEALEAFVSRPEYANLRAVQNGDVYILSGNMRNDASKGLIGAAYLARIFHPEEAEMDPEDLHQEYLQRFLGLDYDLDQHGVFIYPPLIKGPGELGGVPDSYYEMVAGNITPRA; translated from the coding sequence TTGAGAGCAGATAAAATCTTAGTACTGGCGCTGGCCCTACTCGCCAGTATCATTACCCTGTCATCGGGGTCAGGCTATGTGCTCAATGTCTTTGGCAATGCCAACATGGACGGCACAATCGACCAGGAGGATATAGCAACCCTCAGAGAGATCATCAGCAATAATATGAGCCCTACCGAGCTTGCCGATGCCAACCTCGATGGCGAGGTCGATTTGCGGGATATAGCCCAGGTGGAGATGATCATCAATGGAACAGAGAAGAACCTGACCATTCTGGACGGCAACCATTTGCCCATCACCATCAACAAGCCTGTGGAGAGAATCGTGGTCGAATATCTGGATAATGCCGATCTGATGCAGATTCTCAAGAGGACGGATAAGGTGGTGGGGGTGGACCTGGCAGTGGCCAAATCCCCGGCGGAGTTCCCGGAGCTGTCAAACCGGACGTGTGTGGGAGCCATGCACAAGGAGCCGGACTATGAGAAGGTATTGAGCCTTGATCCCGATCTGCTCTTGGTATTCTCCAATGCCACCCAGGAGAAGGATAAGAACCTGCCTGGAGTGCCAGTGCTCTTTGCCGGCCTGTACTATCCCGACCTCCTCAGACCTGAGAGCTCCCCTTTCACCGATGCAGTGCGCAAGCTAGGCTATGTCCTTGACGCCCAACAGGATGCAGAAGAGTATATCCAATGGCATATAGGTTCTCTCAACAGACTGATTGAGAGCACAGGAAGCATTCCTGATAGCATGAGGCCGACAGTCCTGGTGGCCGCCTATCCCGGAGCTGAGGAGAAGAGCATATTCACCTTTGCCAAGATAGATACCCTTACCAGCATGGTGGATCTGGCCGGTGGGAGGACGGTGGCAGCCGACTTGCCTGATTTTATGAAGTCCACTTATAGAATAGAGGTGGACCCGGAGTGGGTCTTGCAGGAAGATCCGGATTATATCGTCTTGCTGGTTGTTGCCACCACCTACAGTGGCCTGGTGATGGATCCGCCCAGCGGCTACGATGCCGATGACCCCACTGGAATGAAGGAGGCTCTTGAGGCCTTTGTGAGCCGCCCGGAGTATGCCAACCTCAGAGCAGTGCAGAACGGCGATGTTTACATATTGAGCGGCAACATGAGAAATGATGCCAGTAAGGGACTCATCGGCGCAGCCTACCTGGCGCGGATCTTCCATCCCGAAGAGGCGGAGATGGATCCAGAGGATCTGCATCAGGAGTACTTGCAGAGGTTCCTGGGCCTGGATTACGATCTGGACCAGCATGGTGTATTCATATATCCCCCTCTGATCAAAGGCCCCGGAGAGCTGGGCGGCGTGCCTGACAGCTACTATGAGATGGTGGCAGGAAATATAACCCCAAGGGCATGA
- a CDS encoding histone deacetylase has translation MLVNGICNKGGKTGLIFFPAFDWAISPTHPEREERLLYTRDQIFEEGLMDLPQIEEYKPRLAESKDIARTHFCVPDVESQVTEAHLIAAGSTLTLADAWERGEIRNGFALVRPPGHHSMRVVHGNRGFCNINNIAILVEYLRSRYGHKRLAVIDTDVHHGDGTQEIFWHDPDVLCISFHQDGHTLYPGSGFVNEIGGPQALARTLNIPLPPGTTDEGIHYVLDNLILPVLKDFQPELILNSAGQDNHYTDPLANMRFSANGYAQLNEKLAPDICVLEGGYAVESALPYVNTGIIQAMAGLDYSHVREPDYVPGSFVQSDAMWREIKKTVEQVNEAWAEREEMVQMALEGLGDFYRRKKRIFYDTDMINESQEESVRLCPDCPGYMTISSSAQRGHGILNNAFCVSIPRGACSSCREDASEEYEEQLENRRIGYVYLQDKDRDRFKFCNNMTRTQKGY, from the coding sequence GTGCTCGTAAATGGCATCTGCAATAAGGGAGGGAAGACCGGCCTGATCTTCTTCCCCGCATTCGATTGGGCCATCTCGCCCACCCACCCGGAGAGGGAGGAGAGGCTGCTTTATACCAGGGATCAGATCTTCGAGGAGGGGCTGATGGACCTTCCTCAGATCGAGGAGTACAAGCCCCGCCTGGCGGAATCAAAGGACATCGCCCGCACCCATTTCTGCGTTCCAGATGTTGAGAGCCAGGTGACTGAGGCCCATCTCATCGCCGCTGGAAGCACCCTCACCCTGGCCGATGCCTGGGAGAGGGGAGAGATCAGAAATGGCTTTGCCCTGGTCCGCCCGCCTGGCCACCACAGCATGCGGGTGGTGCACGGCAACCGGGGATTTTGCAATATCAACAACATTGCCATACTGGTGGAGTACCTGAGGAGCAGGTACGGGCACAAGAGACTGGCCGTGATCGATACCGATGTACATCACGGCGATGGCACCCAGGAGATCTTCTGGCATGATCCGGATGTGCTCTGCATATCCTTCCATCAGGATGGCCATACCCTCTATCCAGGATCCGGCTTCGTCAATGAGATCGGCGGGCCACAGGCACTGGCGCGAACCCTCAACATCCCCCTGCCCCCGGGCACCACAGATGAGGGCATTCATTATGTTCTGGACAACCTCATCCTTCCTGTGCTGAAGGATTTCCAGCCCGAGCTGATCCTCAACTCCGCCGGCCAGGACAACCACTATACCGATCCTTTGGCCAATATGCGCTTCTCTGCCAATGGCTACGCCCAGCTCAATGAGAAGCTGGCCCCCGATATCTGCGTCCTGGAGGGAGGATATGCAGTGGAGAGTGCCCTGCCCTATGTGAACACCGGCATCATCCAGGCCATGGCCGGGCTTGACTACTCCCATGTGAGGGAGCCGGATTATGTGCCCGGCAGCTTTGTGCAGAGCGATGCCATGTGGCGGGAGATCAAAAAGACTGTGGAGCAGGTGAATGAGGCCTGGGCAGAGAGGGAGGAGATGGTGCAGATGGCTCTGGAGGGTCTGGGGGACTTCTACCGCCGGAAGAAGAGGATCTTCTATGATACAGATATGATCAATGAGAGCCAGGAGGAGTCGGTCAGGCTATGTCCGGACTGTCCGGGCTATATGACCATCTCCTCCTCTGCTCAGAGGGGGCATGGCATCCTGAACAATGCCTTCTGCGTCTCCATTCCCCGCGGAGCATGCTCCTCTTGCCGGGAGGATGCCTCAGAGGAGTATGAGGAGCAACTGGAGAACCGGAGGATAGGATATGTCTATCTGCAGGACAAGGACCGGGACAGGTTCAAGTTCTGCAATAATATGACCCGCACCCAGAAGGGATACTGA
- a CDS encoding non-histone chromosomal MC1 family protein: protein MKEKRNFALRDAAGNEVGIYTGIAPRQAALKVASRGVKDIRLRERGTKKVHIYQGNRRKVKKPKNAPAWMPDKIWKPTVKKIGVERLEKI from the coding sequence TTGAAAGAGAAGAGGAATTTCGCCCTCCGTGATGCCGCTGGCAATGAAGTTGGCATCTATACTGGAATAGCACCCAGGCAGGCAGCCCTCAAAGTGGCGAGCAGAGGGGTCAAGGATATAAGATTGAGGGAAAGGGGCACAAAAAAGGTCCATATATATCAGGGCAACAGAAGAAAGGTAAAAAAGCCGAAGAACGCTCCGGCCTGGATGCCCGATAAGATCTGGAAGCCGACGGTGAAGAAGATTGGGGTAGAGAGGCTGGAGAAGATCTGA
- a CDS encoding ABC transporter ATP-binding protein has protein sequence MDKLVMVLLLGSLFYEHVSNLLLYHHYSLQGRRSANAIFELLDQRPEVLDSQAIAPSAIEPEIRFEGVFFSYHCDRPVLHNISFEVKPGSTVALVGATGTGKSTVIDLLFRFHDPQEGRILLGGYDIRSLPLNFLRSQMALVAQEPYLFYDTVENNLRLGNPGASHEEIVRAAEAANAHQFIVALPEGYQTVIGERGVLLSGGERQRIAIARALLKGAPVLLLDEPTSSIDAENEEDIQKALGRLQSQRTVMIIAHRLSTVRKADCILVMERGRIAESGSHEELLANGGIYAHLVAAQSLDIPECGDDENALSMEAGSSLLAMAGGEL, from the coding sequence ATGGACAAGCTGGTGATGGTCCTATTGTTGGGCTCGCTCTTCTACGAGCATGTCAGCAATCTGCTTTTATATCACCACTACAGCCTTCAGGGAAGAAGATCAGCGAACGCCATATTCGAGCTGTTAGATCAGCGCCCAGAGGTCCTGGACAGCCAGGCTATAGCACCTTCTGCTATCGAGCCCGAGATCAGATTTGAGGGGGTTTTCTTCTCTTATCACTGTGATAGGCCGGTCTTGCATAACATATCATTTGAGGTGAAGCCGGGCAGCACTGTGGCTCTGGTGGGAGCGACTGGAACTGGCAAGAGCACAGTCATCGATCTCCTCTTCCGCTTTCACGATCCCCAAGAGGGCAGAATACTCCTGGGAGGATATGATATTCGCAGCCTGCCCCTCAATTTCCTGCGCAGCCAAATGGCGCTGGTGGCTCAGGAGCCCTACCTGTTCTATGATACTGTGGAGAATAACCTCCGCTTGGGGAATCCCGGGGCCAGCCATGAAGAGATCGTCCGGGCGGCAGAGGCGGCCAACGCTCATCAGTTCATTGTGGCGCTTCCTGAAGGCTACCAGACAGTCATAGGCGAGAGAGGGGTGCTTCTCTCTGGAGGAGAGCGGCAGAGAATCGCCATTGCCCGTGCTCTTCTCAAGGGGGCACCAGTCCTCCTCCTGGATGAGCCGACCTCCAGCATCGATGCTGAAAACGAGGAGGATATCCAGAAGGCCCTCGGCCGTCTGCAGTCCCAGCGCACTGTTATGATCATTGCCCATCGGCTGAGCACAGTCAGAAAGGCGGACTGCATCTTAGTCATGGAGAGGGGGAGAATCGCCGAGTCCGGCAGCCATGAGGAGCTGCTGGCCAATGGAGGCATTTATGCCCATCTGGTGGCGGCTCAGTCCCTGGATATTCCAGAATGCGGGGATGACGAAAATGCCCTGTCCATGGAAGCCGGCAGCAGCCTCCTCGCTATGGCAGGAGGAGAGCTGTGA
- a CDS encoding class I SAM-dependent methyltransferase, which yields MPLTDSEVKSVIRSRWDISSQKYDTRDGHGIKSAEERDAWKRVLGEALARSGLDILDVGCGTGEMSLVLAEMGHNVQGVDLSEKMLSRAREKARASRLKVKFSIGDAERLKFDPGRFDALISRHVLWTLPHPDRAVEEWKRVVKVGGQVLAIDARWRDDSISGRSRRLASEVGMILLERQNPWKGWYSDDLNSALPHRYGLTSQEAKRYFEGSGLKDVSLIDLHDILKIQKIGMPFHRRISFNWTYYMVKGTKSE from the coding sequence ATGCCCTTAACCGACTCAGAGGTGAAGAGCGTCATACGCTCTCGATGGGATATCTCGTCCCAGAAGTATGATACGCGTGATGGTCACGGCATAAAGAGCGCAGAGGAGAGGGATGCCTGGAAGAGGGTATTGGGAGAGGCTCTTGCCAGAAGCGGCCTTGATATCCTGGATGTGGGTTGCGGCACAGGGGAGATGAGCCTGGTCTTGGCGGAGATGGGCCACAATGTCCAGGGAGTCGATCTATCTGAGAAAATGCTCTCCAGGGCGAGGGAGAAGGCCCGGGCCTCCCGTCTGAAGGTCAAGTTCTCTATAGGAGATGCAGAGAGGCTGAAATTTGATCCTGGCAGATTCGATGCCCTGATCAGCCGCCATGTGCTCTGGACTCTGCCCCATCCAGACAGGGCAGTGGAAGAGTGGAAGCGAGTGGTGAAGGTTGGAGGCCAGGTGCTGGCCATCGATGCGCGATGGCGAGATGATTCAATCTCTGGTCGGTCAAGAAGGCTGGCCTCAGAGGTGGGAATGATCTTGTTAGAGAGGCAGAACCCCTGGAAAGGCTGGTACTCGGATGATCTCAACTCTGCCCTCCCCCATCGCTACGGATTGACCTCTCAGGAGGCGAAAAGGTACTTCGAGGGATCCGGCTTGAAGGATGTGAGCCTCATCGATCTGCATGATATTCTAAAGATCCAAAAGATCGGAATGCCATTTCATCGCAGGATCTCCTTCAACTGGACATATTACATGGTGAAGGGCACAAAAAGTGAATAG
- a CDS encoding ABC transporter substrate-binding protein, producing MICRHATATISCLQNGAPRLQDGELGRGRMVMRPLKALMLAFALLMLSASGNGYVLHIFGNANLDDDINDQDLEYLERVIEGTKEPTWLSDADNNGKIDESDISLVKSIISGVPSEITIVDSDNKTVTVKQPLERLVIYNHQCAEILQLLGLEERVVGVRDTFAEQPNRFPRLSKYQSIGSIGEPDLEAVLKTNPDAIIAYTQYPSEESLDDKLPPEVKVLRFDCECSGQGPDDMRERVRLLGILMDARDRAEEYLQWHDAILDRVEEEVGEIPQNERARVYLESTPEGDWPASSRTAIGVGHAANKVVEMAGGVNIAAGHLPGYKDRASEYGDIETEWVLSQNPEIIVGRAMGSGIRPYENANGSPLEGYAQDIRSLPGFDEVQAVKNNRIYIITNDYAITPNYPSAVLLLAGWFYPDRFADSDPQAAHQEYVNMMGLDYDVWEKGAFFFPEK from the coding sequence TTGATATGTCGGCATGCAACAGCTACCATCTCCTGTCTGCAGAATGGAGCACCCCGGCTGCAGGATGGTGAGCTGGGCAGAGGAAGGATGGTGATGAGACCCTTAAAAGCGCTGATGCTGGCCTTTGCATTATTGATGCTCTCTGCATCGGGCAACGGCTATGTCCTGCATATCTTCGGCAATGCCAATCTCGACGATGATATCAATGACCAGGATTTAGAATATCTGGAGAGAGTGATAGAAGGAACCAAAGAGCCCACATGGCTCTCTGATGCGGATAATAATGGAAAGATAGATGAATCAGATATCTCACTGGTAAAGAGCATCATCAGCGGAGTCCCAAGCGAGATCACAATCGTCGACTCAGACAACAAGACTGTGACTGTTAAGCAGCCCCTGGAGAGGCTGGTCATCTATAACCACCAGTGCGCTGAGATCCTCCAGCTCCTGGGGCTGGAGGAGAGGGTGGTGGGGGTCAGGGACACATTCGCTGAGCAGCCCAACAGGTTCCCCCGATTGAGCAAGTATCAGAGCATAGGCAGCATAGGAGAGCCTGATCTGGAGGCAGTCCTGAAGACCAATCCCGATGCCATCATAGCCTATACCCAGTATCCATCTGAAGAGTCGCTGGACGATAAGCTCCCCCCAGAGGTTAAGGTCCTGCGATTCGATTGTGAGTGCAGCGGCCAAGGCCCCGACGACATGAGAGAGAGAGTCAGATTGCTCGGGATCCTGATGGACGCAAGGGATAGGGCAGAGGAGTATCTTCAGTGGCATGACGCCATCCTCGACCGGGTGGAGGAGGAGGTCGGCGAGATCCCCCAGAATGAAAGGGCACGGGTATACCTGGAGAGCACACCCGAGGGCGACTGGCCTGCAAGCTCGCGAACGGCTATTGGTGTCGGCCATGCCGCCAACAAGGTGGTGGAGATGGCAGGAGGCGTCAACATTGCTGCAGGCCACCTCCCCGGATATAAGGATAGAGCCTCTGAGTATGGCGATATAGAGACGGAGTGGGTCCTATCCCAAAATCCGGAGATAATCGTAGGCCGGGCCATGGGTTCAGGGATCAGGCCGTATGAAAATGCCAATGGCAGCCCTCTTGAAGGATATGCTCAGGATATCAGGAGCCTGCCGGGATTCGATGAGGTCCAGGCTGTGAAAAACAATAGGATATACATCATAACCAATGACTATGCAATAACGCCCAACTACCCCTCTGCCGTCCTCCTTCTGGCCGGATGGTTCTATCCGGATCGATTCGCAGATAGCGATCCCCAGGCAGCTCACCAGGAGTATGTGAATATGATGGGCTTGGACTACGATGTCTGGGAGAAGGGTGCGTTCTTCTTCCCCGAGAAGTAA